A genome region from Erigeron canadensis isolate Cc75 chromosome 3, C_canadensis_v1, whole genome shotgun sequence includes the following:
- the LOC122592367 gene encoding protein translation factor SUI1 homolog 1-like has product MSELDLQIPSAFDPFAEANVEDSGAGSKEYVHIRVQQRNGRKSLTTVQGLKKEFSYSKILKDLKKEFCCNGTLFQDPELGQVIQLQGDQRKNVSSFLTQAGIVKKDTIKIHGF; this is encoded by the exons ATGTCTGAACTCGACCTACAGATTCCTTCTGCTTTTG ACCCGTTTGCTGAAGCTAATGTTGAGGACTCTGGTGCCGGTTCAAAAGAATACGTTCATATCCGCGTTCAGCAGCGAAATGGTCGAAAAAGTTTGACTACAGTGCAGGGGTTGAAAAAAGAGTTTAGTTACAGTAAGATTCTGAAGGACCTCAAGAAGGAGTTCTGTTGCAATGGCACTCTTTTCCAGGACCCTGAACTAGGCCAG GTCATCCAGCTTCAAGGTGATCAGAGAAAGAACGTCTCTAGCTTTCTGACCCAG GCAGGCATAGTGAAGAAGGATACTATCAAGATCCATGGATTCTAG